In Oryza sativa Japonica Group chromosome 8, ASM3414082v1, the sequence TATTGGACATGCCCACTTCTACACTTGGTTAGACAAGCCCACAAAAtgcacctacatgcatatgaactaatatggcacaagatcatccacaagctcgcttcatagaccactcttgatagtacggcgcctatctagcaaatccggtctacaccaaacaccaagaccgggaaaatactaagaaaacattcttagctacattatacctttgccttgcgccatccatcttggggtcaagcttgagccgagatcaacacttgtgaccatccggttgaaccatgtttatgccgaggtcttgtccatcctttgtcaagactttattctcatcacaagcttgacttcattcttgccaacatgacgatgtccttggcttggtgaccactaaaccatggtgtcattcattagcctcatcgtaatgggacctattccttttcacacctcaaaggagaacattagtctcaacaaatcggttgtcatccttcacttgatgaccaaccggttgcatatgaaagatatgtatatgtttgttgagtattcattaacatcacaagtgtcatatactcgtatgcaagctcaagtgcaaagatccagtataaataataggtgaacaacatggatctagaacatgcacaataaatgtataggatttgctccctctaaatatatgcatacaaataaatatacaagagatgcaagtgtatgtataattagagaatgaccaatgggggtttatcttatacatatagagaaggcatatgtatgttctcaatgtaaatgagactaaataagataacattcgagtaaacattagtctcacacttatatatcaataacatggaaatcatatatatgaacctatcaaaaagtaggagataagaagtggtacatatcattttatctccatgcatttcatccttgtcatgattaaggtccatcacaaaagaatgcatgtcttccacatctcattatcgggaaataaccgacaacttatgcaaaagagaggttaatcccataaacatcggtttatcatctatcaccaaagtaacaattacacaaattgtttaatccaagatctttcaatcttttctctctttggtgatggataataacccgatataaacaatatagagagatgagatgaaaaatgatttcaaatcaagatagaaatattataataaacaaaatatagaataagctccccctcaagatgtgcatacatatggatatgaaggaacacatatgcacataatcaataaaGATCAAATAGGAAGCTCACAttatattttggatccacaagagagaccaagttagaatatgtgaagtttaatacatacctctcattatttttactttcatatctaaatgagactagtcaaagaaaggctcataaaaacgttagtcttatataattagatttgtcattaatcaccgaaaccaaattaaggcacttgaacttacaCGGCTGCCGCCTCACCTTGCCgcatcgcgccgcgccgccgctccctagcgtgcgccgccgccgcccgcatgcgccgccgccccccgcgccgtcgccggtggccgcgttgccgcgcgccgtcgctcgGTCGGGCCGGCCTGAGCAGTGCCTGTGTCTCGGCTGCGCCGccccgtggccgcccgatcggctagggccgatccgggccgtcggatCCCATGGACCGACGGTGGACCGactcggtggtcccggtccacggtggactggtgcccttgtgccgctgaccggtggggcccgcttgccagcgccgccctcccccttttgatgacgtcagcagcAACCATTCCCttgagaaaataattaataattgcgcaataaatcgagtttaattctagaaattcatttaaacggctaaaaacttctaaaattcatatctaattcatatgaactccgaattgagccgttcaacttgcaaaattcatctaaaatgtagctctacatgtttgtttactttttttgtactgtttacttggtttttattagggtttttcctcgttttgcatgccagcgtgtagtttccgtcgtttcggaagatcgcggtcgcgaggataagagttcagaagattgtttgaagaagcaaggcaaatcacacattccccttgagcattttgatcctaatttacaagTGTTTTACCATTTGCAAATAATGCATGTCTTGCTAGTTACATGGGATCTGGgaattacctatctgctcgcttgtgccatgtttacttgatacctgtcctttgtcaaccgtgGGTGATAATTCGACTAGCTTGTGTCACTTATGTTGatctagctagaactatatgcttagccatgcttaattaccactagctcagtcgatgggataattgcagtattagaccttgTTAGTATCAGAAcaagctgcgtgctcgagacatttGGCTatgtttcatggtcgtaattatccaactaaaatgcgactgaatggtgggctgtgggtgcatggttttgctggtcgcacccatggcaattaaggactggttcgcgggatgcactggaagacatacaacgcttgccacaagcgggaaagGGTAACTGCCTGACTTGAAGTATAGCTTTTCTctggctgacgcatccaggcaaggatgggcgtgatggagcggggcgggccctgcgactgcctctgtcgcttccggattcacctaggcacgagaggggactgcccgctgcctgctaggggcgggggtgaaacctgaggtgtggtatGCTTGGTCAGAGTGGGgtatatgaagggtcttgtcataatcactcgacatggtgacgtgtccgGCCGGGCACagtgacatgccggtggattgtgtcttgtgggtacagttgtgcacctctggccagagtaaaactattcgaatagccgtgcccgcggttatgggcgatcgaccagaatcaccgtgattagtctcacacttaataaatcgacccaatgcactgtagttcaggtgggttggttgggcctgttcaacgtggtgtagcgttgatcagtggagatttaatattactttaattactcaacagttttaccgTTTTGCTTAATAAAATACTTTACAatcgcctttatgcaaatagccacaagccatccttgtatccccttgcacgtctgcatctttggtgtggcttgctgagtacggtggttgtactcagccttgctattattcccccttttcagaagtgtagtgcttctgagctgaagacgaagttagaagaccaaggctcagacccagttgagttttgcctgagGAGTGGAgttgaagccccgctaggatcgcctctttccgctgctgtcgttctctttcggtgtgaggactaagtgcctcttctgtaaatattttacgctttatttacgtttggaactgtttattacttgttgttttgtgtaccctggctggtcctggacagggatttaatacacaaaaatagtctggaaatttgggctaaatttctggacGTGACATATCGCCGCCGCCCCAAACCTTTGTACCCTAGATCATCACAAAGGTTGGGTGCACTCACCCTTCCCTGGCATGGGATCTGACACGTTGTTGTCTCCTGTCCTCCTTCGTACCTTGTTGTGCACCCGTTGTGGATGATGGATgcccaccatcaccaccatcgTGAAGGGAGGAGGCTGCAACCATCAATTGCCAGTAGGGCCCACGAAGCACCGGCCACCTTACCTTCAAGGCCACACCTTGTCGCCTCGCTTCCCTGGTTGCACCTGCACCTCGTTCAATGGGTTGCTAATCACTGCACAACCTCGACGACGCATTGCTCTCACCGTCAAGTTGTCACTTGCACCTAACACCGCCATCGTGATTTGTGAGCTGGGATGGCACGCCGCGGCACCGCCCCCTATTATCCAAAGCCCCTATATCTATAGTTGAGAGCCCCACCGTTGCTATCCTAGCACGCTACACGTCTTGTCGCCCGCTCGCTCTAGCGATGGCAAggcagagggagggggagatgggcggCGACGGTAGCACCACCCGTGCCGCCCTCGCGGGAGTGAGGCCTATGTTCAAGACATAATTTTAGTACTGAAAAAAACATATTACTACTATTCAAGTTCCCCTTTTATCAGTTCATGTCCTCTAAAGAAGGATTCTGGTTGTGCAATAAGAGATCGTGTGGTGGGGGTCCATCCGTTACATTGAAACCTCTCTCGGTTCAGAAGAAGTTGGTGTACATGTAGTACCGTGTCCTGCACCAGACAGGTAAAATCAAGAACCCCGTTGAAGAGGCGTTTAATTACTCCTGCACCATGAAGAAGATCCTGTCCCAGCGATGGGGTCACTGTATCTGCGTTAATATCACTTCACTGACAGTACAGTAGTACCTTCCATTGCCAGCTTAAACGAGATCTAGCTAGCCAGCCAGAGCTGTGATACTGCCGCTCGTACTTCACCTAGGGTTCATGGACATTCGGTGGCAATTCAATGGAGAATTTTTCTGAAGATTTCGCCATTACAAGTCACAATCTCATGGACAGGAAGATCGTGCAGCAATGCAACACAAGCATGGAAATGAGCCCGTCTTGTCTGCCTCCTCCAGAAAATTCAGGCGACTGGCGACAGCACAGGCTCCTCTACGGCTGATTGCAGCGTGTGCAACTCTTTTTAcatgaagaggaagaagaagagagaacaGTGTTGGTTATACTGtacttttttttacattgtTTTGCAATTAGAACAACTGTACCAGTTTGCttagtataattttttttactattgtGCCCATGTGGGTGTCGAATGATGATTAGAATAAGCTAACCAGGTGAGTAAACAAATCTCTAATGTGTCTAGCATAATTATGAATTTATGATAGCCTTTTCAACGTTGGGCTCGGTTGTCAGCTGTGTCTGTTTGCCCCTGTTGTCTTAGCTCCAGCGTAAGCTAAACTGCTAAACCAAGAGTCAAACTAATTAAGGTCGAATCTTTTCAGACGAGACGACCTACTGTCACCGCAAGCTACACTGTTTGTCTTACCCCCTATACGGCTATACCTCTCTACACATTATGATACTATCTACTACTACTGATTTGATTATGATTAGAGACGTATCATCCACTCCAAGTGCAGATAACATAGTTAAAGTTATAAAGTATGAATACTTAAAATAACTTCGAAATGCTGTTTGACTGTTTATTAGCCACACAAACATTTTTACAGTGGATAATTAATCCTCAGTTACAAATGAAAAGATTAAGTTGGAGAAATGCATGATGAGCAGGGCCGGCCATGTTTCTGATGATGATAACCCGATCGATCAACTCTTGAATGATGCAAAGATCAAGAGGCTATCGTTCTGTCCTACAAGTTAATAAAGCGACAAATACAAATGCATGCTTGAGTTGATTGGATTCGAAGACTGTGCCATATGCATGTTGGACCATTGATCAATCACTAAACAATGATTAGAAAATCACCAAACAAGTCGCCGGAACCAACTAGTCTTGGTCCCCCCCCCCTTGTGGATCATTTCTACCGAATCCTTgttaaaagaagagagaaacagATTATGGTGTTGGAGTAGTTTCCCTGCTCAAAACCACATCGATTGCCAGCTGCTTTTATATCGGTGAGAACTGAGAAAGGATATAAGAAAATTCAgaacacattaattaattatatctgACAATGTTGTTATCATACTGATAAACTAATATAGCAAGAAAGCATTGTTGGCATGCGGCAACAAACACAAGTAATTTGCCTCTAGCTATATGTTTTGAATAAAAGCCACAAATCTTCTAAACCATACTCCTGACAAATTTTTAGTACACGACTGATTACTGAACATATTAAGGCCAGTTTTAGAGTTTAGTATACATATAAAAGCATGAAACAGATTTTCAAAGCTCACACATAATCAAATGACGTGTAATTTGATCAACTAATAACTTGTACTAGTACTCCTACCACCCTGATACAAACTTGTACTATGGGTTAATGACAAACATTTTCCGAGTCAAAAAAGTTAAATCACACCTCAGGCTACACGACAATAGTCCTATCTTTTTAGTCATCCTGTTGCCAAAATTCTATGACAGAGGATAAAAGagaatcacaacaaaataaaaaaaagaaaaaaaacaaattattgcAGCACAGGTGGCAAGAGATGAAAAaaatcagtaaaaaaaaaaagcagcagcGGTGGGGTCACGGGGCCTCGCATGCCGCAACAGTAAATCTGACGACACCGCCACGCCCTTCGCAACGTCTCCCCCCACCCACGTCGCCctctcactgacaggtgggcccggggcccacctgtcatcaaCCTGtacccgcgccaccgccgctccacgCTGTCCCGTCCGTTTTACGGTTCGGGGTTGTGCCACGGACGGAGCCACGAAATGACGGAAACGCCCCTCGAATCCCCCGCGTATTTACGGGTGGGTGCCATCGtggcctcctcttcttctccctcctccctcggcCTGGACAGAAAACTCGTGGCTCGATAACTCGTTCGACTCGTgcctagctcggctcggctcgtttaaatttgtcaacgagccgagctaggGTTTTAGCTCGTTTGttataacgagccagctcgagctggctcgtgaGCTGCTCACGAGCCTAACGAGCCAAGCCCAACAGCCAAAGATCCCAGCTGCCCAATAGTCCAAAGAGATAATATGAAGCGGTCGAGCTGGcccatcaagaaaaaaaatagcactaGCCCTAGATGGAGAAACACACGCACGTGACTTGTCTACGCACTGTGATTCTGTGAATCCCAGATCCCCTTTCTACTCTAGCGCCGCTTGCTCTCCGCTCCTCACGCCGCCGCGCGACGAGAGCGCCGCTCGCTCCCCGCGTCTCACGGCGCCTTGCGCCGCCCGCCGACGAGGTCGCGTGTAGATTGCTCGTAGGCCATAGTGACGCCAACCCTCGCCTCAATCGGCCCCGCTGCCAGCCCTCGCCTCCGTGGCTTCGTCGGCATCAGTGCAACTACACCCCGAGGGAGCAGGAGTCAGGAGGGTGAACGAGACCACCCAAGCCATCATTTGTGCATCTCTTTCAAGATGATTATCTCTTTGCGTATTTTTATTGATTCCTCATTTGCATTTTTCAGTTCTGGAATGCCCCTTGATTTCTGTTGCAGTAGCGGTTTAATCCGGCCACTGAATTGCATTTGTTTTGCAGTAATCGATCAGTGCAAGCTAGTGATATATCATCATATCCATTTTCCTTTGAAATCTGTTGGTTTGTGAGCATttgccctcttcctcctcccactgCACACGCCACTACTCTTTTTCCTTGTTGTGGCTCACGAGCTAaacgagctggctcgagctgacacacgagccgagccgagccggtaatctagctcgttatcctaacgagctagaccgagccgagccagcttgATATCCACCCCTAagcccgcctcctccccgcgcctcccggGGCAAAACTACCCCTCACCTTGGCGCGTATTTACGTCTCTGCCACTCTAGTCTAGTCTCGCCTAGTCCCCCCTCCTGCTGCTTCGCTCACTTGctcctctcgctctctctctcctcgagTCTCCATGCCGTGCTCGCGCTATtaatgtggtggtggtggtggtgaacggaggagggagggagcggcgcgcggccgtggcggtggaggtggaggtgcggAAAAGCCGCGGCGTTGTTGTcttgcgtcgtcgtcgttgtggtTGTCGTTCGTGTTTGGGGGGGAGGTAAATGCTTCGGTTCCGAATCCCCATCTTTCTCTTCCGTTCTTGCTGCTCTCGGTCGGtggtgtttgtttgtttgtcctTTCTCCTGGATTCTTCGGCCTGCGTGCCACGTCGTCTGGAGCTGCGAAAATGTTTccaattttctttttgtttttttggttcTATCTGTTCTTTGAGGTTAATTCCTCTATGGGGAATTGTGCGTCgtttcctctcttcttcttttgccCCCTTTTGCGAGGTTTTTGTACCGCCTGCGAGATCGTTCGGTATGTACTATGTAGGCCTTGAAATTCtccatttcttttgtttctttttttttcatgttcttGGATGCATTTTGCATTTGAGTTTTATTATGCTCTCCTTTGCAAGTTGCAAGGTTTTTCTATGGATGTTTGCATCCAGGCGCCCGATTGACTTCCATCTACAATCTGCAATTTTTTTCTTGGCTCCGCCTATCTCGGCAAGTTGTTTGCATGGCAATGCTGGTTAGGTAAAACCGCAGGTAGCGATTGTTTCTGCAGATTTTGCGTTGATGGTTTCTCTGCTCCTTGCATACAAGATCGAAAAAAGATTAGTTTTTTTGTGGAGTGTGCACCATGTTTGAAGATTGTGTTGACTGTGCAATGCCTAATTGCACATCCTTTCTCTACTGAAGACTGAATTGTTCCTCGTTATTTATCTGCATTGCAGCATAGTTCATTGGGGCCTTGCAAGATGATTGAGGGGAGGAGGCACTCCGTTGACATCCCGATTTCGAGGGCTCTACTGGCCGTCATGAGGTCCAGATCTCTGAGGGACCCTGAGACCAACTCGCTGGCCAAGTTCTCGGCGAAGAAGACCATCTGGGAGGGTTGTTCTCTCGAGGAAGATGACCTGGAGGGGAGCAATTATGGTAGGCACAGCTTTAGTTACAACATGTATGATCATCtccagaggaggagggaggagtttgGGGACAGCGCGAGGTCTGGTCGGCTGGTGAACTCGCCGATCAACATCATCAAGGCCAATGCGAGGGTCAAGGCGGCGCTTCATAACCAGACCTGCTCCTCGGTGATCTCGGGGATGTCAAGGGCAACAAAGGACAGGGCATCCTCTTTGATGATTGAAGGAGAGCAATTGGGTCGGAGGGAGGGAGCTACATTTCAAGAAAGCGCGAGAAGTTTGCTTCAAAAGTACCGGCCCAAGGCTTTCTCTGAGCTGGCTGGACAAAATGTTGTTGCTCAGTCTCTTTCAAGTGCTGTTTTGAAAGGAAAACTTGCTCCAATCTATCTCTTCCATGGTCCACATGGCATAGGAAAGACATCTGCAGCTAGAATATTTGCCGCATCACTGAATTGCCACTCTTCAGGTGGGAACCAGCCTTGTGGGCACTGTGAGGAATGCATGGCCATATTCTCAGGAAACAGTAGCAGTGTGATAGAGATTGATGCTTCTAAACTGGATTGCAAATCTAGAGTTGCTGCCTTGCTGAGGAATGCCTGTGAAGTTCCTGCTTCTTCGCACTTCAAGGTTCTTATTGTGGATGATTGCCAACACATGGATAAGGAGGGATGGTACTCTGTCTACAGTAGCCTTGAAGGCATCCCTGACAGCTCAATCTTTGTGATGATCACATCTGACATTGATAAACTGCCAAGTAATTCAGTTGGATGGTGCCAGAGCTACAGGTTTTGCAAGGTAGACGAAGCAGAGATCGCCCTCCGATTGAGTAGGATTTGCATAAATGAAGGTATGGAGTTCGAGGCCGAAGCACTGGAGCTTATTGCTCGCAAGGCCAACGGTTCCATTCGAGATGCAGTTCAAATGCTTGACCAGCTTACTCTGCTAGGAAAAAGGATCAGCAAATCAGTAACATATGACCTAGTAAGTTAATCAATCAGCTTTTCTAGCCTTGAAATATTTACCACCATAAAATAAATTGCCTTGTTTCATATTCAGTGAACATACATCAACTTGctatgctgtttttttttttcagataggCGATGTCTCAGATGAGGAGTTGCTTGATCTTCTTAATCTGGCTTTTTCATCGGATGCTGCTACCATTGTCAGGAGGGCTAGGGAGCTTTTGAGCTCAAAGGTTGACCCCCTGCAGTTATTAGCTCAGCTTGCAAATCTTATCATGGATATTTTAGCTGGGAGGCACCAGTCAGATTCCCAAGAAGTTAGAAAGGTTACTGGTAAACATACATGTATGCTCCTTCCCTCCCAAACAAACTTTAAAATTGTACAATCTACACACGGATTACCTGCAGATCTGTTATTGTTAATGCCGAACATAACACTGCAATATGGAGTCCTTATCTTGAAGATAATTCCAACCTTTAAACATGACATATTAGCTTAGCAttattatatatgataattattATGCTCACAGTTCACATTAATGTGTCATACACATATCATCTAATCCTGTATCTTAACTTTACAGCGGCTGAAATTGATGTGCACAAACTTAGAAATGCACTGGAAATACTTTCTGAAACTGAAAAGCAGCTGAAAACCACAAAGAACCAGTCTACATGGCTTACAGCAGCGCTGTTACAGTTTAATATGAGAGAGCCGTACTGCCTAGATGATGCTGCAGTTTCAAGCATGTTCACAGAGAGTCAGACAGGTAAATGGCATTCTCTACTTCATATGGTATTACATTAGTGTCAGTTATTTTGTACCCATGGGGGTTAATCTGTTTCCTGTATAATATCGTTATGGAACGAAACTCTGATGACTGAGTCACTTTCTCATGCTCACTGAAAGCTATTTATTATGCAGATGATGGGGCTGCTATCTTGAAAGACGAAAGCTTAGATACCAGTTCTCATCTTTGCTATCAGAACAAAATCGGTTGTTTAGATATGAACTTAGGAGATCCAGATGTGCTCGAGACCATATGGATTAAGGCTCTTGAGAACTGCACGTCTAAACCACTTCATAGTCTGTTGAGAAAAGATGGGAAGTTGTCATCCCTGTACACCACTCAAGGTAATCCATGTAACTGTGTgttggatcctttttcttctgtTTTGTTTGGGAGGCAGATTCATTTGTCATCTTATCTATAACAAGAACATTTCCATACTTCCTACTATGTTTCCTGCTGATCCATCATACGTCTTATTCAGCCAGTTGATCAATGTTGCTTTCCAGAAAGCACATGTTTGTCTGAACTGATGTATGATGTGTCATGTATAGTAAACAGGTATATCTGTGGATAAGCTAGTGTTCTTGATAAGGTGGCAGATAATTGTCAGTATGCTTTTAACACATATCTTCCCATAGTTCTGTAGTAATTGCCGTTCAGCACTGGCCATGAATCCAAACTGCATGTTAGTAGCATCATTGCATGCCGGCACTGCAGAATTTTCAAGTCGAACTCATTCTGTTTAATTTTGGATTGCAGGTGTAGCAGTTGCTGAGCTGCAGTTCTGCCACCCCGAGGATGTACCTACAACAGAGAGCTTTTGGAATCCATTTGTGGTTTCTCTGCAGAATTTGCTAAAGTGCAATGTGGATATCAGGATCAATCTTTCCCCAATCTCCACCAGCAACAGAGTTGTATCCAAGAATTCATCAGTAAGCCTGGTCATGCAATCCAGAGAAGATCAGGAGACAGAAGATCCAGTTGCCGCAGGTTGCAGAACAGTAGCTTCATCAAGAAAAGAGTGCCCTTCTCCACTCGCGGTGCAACCAAAGGAGAAGCCGTCGCACATTCTGGGGTGCCTCCATGCTACAGATGGCGACGCGGTGGATACCGAGTCGAGGATCTTGAGCTATCAGAAGATTTCAGTCATACCTGAAGCATCCACTCCAGGAAATGGTTCCTTCAAAGCTGGAGGGCACACACCAAAGGTTGACGAAGCCAGAGCTCGCCGAGGCTGTTTCTCGAAGCTTCTACAGCGCCGTGCTGGTGCTCCTTATCAAAATGGAGCTTTGCCTCGCAGGGGACTGTTCAAATGCTGTTTCTGCAAGATCAGACCAGACTGCAAGACGAAAGTGGAAGAAACTGATGGGTTCCAAGGGCACAGTAAAAACTGAAACAAGGGTTGATGATCAAGATGATGAA encodes:
- the LOC4344542 gene encoding protein STICHEL-like 2 — encoded protein: MIEGRRHSVDIPISRALLAVMRSRSLRDPETNSLAKFSAKKTIWEGCSLEEDDLEGSNYGRHSFSYNMYDHLQRRREEFGDSARSGRLVNSPINIIKANARVKAALHNQTCSSVISGMSRATKDRASSLMIEGEQLGRREGATFQESARSLLQKYRPKAFSELAGQNVVAQSLSSAVLKGKLAPIYLFHGPHGIGKTSAARIFAASLNCHSSGGNQPCGHCEECMAIFSGNSSSVIEIDASKLDCKSRVAALLRNACEVPASSHFKVLIVDDCQHMDKEGWYSVYSSLEGIPDSSIFVMITSDIDKLPSNSVGWCQSYRFCKVDEAEIALRLSRICINEGMEFEAEALELIARKANGSIRDAVQMLDQLTLLGKRISKSVTYDLIGDVSDEELLDLLNLAFSSDAATIVRRARELLSSKVDPLQLLAQLANLIMDILAGRHQSDSQEVRKVTGKHTSAEIDVHKLRNALEILSETEKQLKTTKNQSTWLTAALLQFNMREPYCLDDAAVSSMFTESQTDDGAAILKDESLDTSSHLCYQNKIGCLDMNLGDPDVLETIWIKALENCTSKPLHSLLRKDGKLSSLYTTQGVAVAELQFCHPEDVPTTESFWNPFVVSLQNLLKCNVDIRINLSPISTSNRVVSKNSSVSLVMQSREDQETEDPVAAGCRTVASSRKECPSPLAVQPKEKPSHILGCLHATDGDAVDTESRILSYQKISVIPEASTPGNGSFKAGGHTPKVDEARARRGCFSKLLQRRAGAPYQNGALPRRGLFKCCFCKIRPDCKTKVEETDGFQGHSKN